The Candidatus Bathyarchaeia archaeon genomic sequence TAGAAGCATAAACTCAACAGCCTTCCATTTCTTCAGCGAAGCCTCAGCGGTTGATAACCCAACATATCCAACTCCGCCCTCCTTTAAGCAAGCAATTCCTCTGGAGATAAAAGCCTTAAGTCCGCTTAAGGTTTCTAGGGGTTCTGAGGAGAAGACGTCGAAAGCGCCAATGAGCTCTTTTGGCAGAGGATTTGAGACATCATAATGCTGAAACTCTATATCTAACCCATTGTTCTCACGTAATCTCTCTATGTACTCACCGAGCCTCTTATCTATATCTAAGACAAGTATTCTAGATGGTAAACCCGTTAAGGATAATGCCACACTTAATAGGTCGTCATCGCCTATAAGCACAAAAGATTTTCCGTCTAGATCCCCATAATAATGCATTAAAGCCAGCCTGTAGATTACATCCTGCTCGCACATATAGCCCTGAAAGAAGTTTGCGTCCGGCATAGGTCTATCTTTAACAATTCGAATATATTCCTCCAGAATCTCCCTGAACTTTTCGTCGAGAATTACCCTTTTTCCCTCACATTTACAGCATATTTTGCTCTTGAATTCTAAAGCGCTCTTGTTAACTAGTTTTGAACCCTCCTCCGTAAGATGAATTTTTCCATCTTCTTTAACGCCTATTAACCCGTCATTAAAGAGGTTATTTATAGCTGCCACAAACTCTTTTACAGTATACTGATTTGCGTCAAGCAGCTCCCATAGACTCTTTTCAGACTCTGAGAGAACTCTAAGTATCTGAGATTCTATTTTTCTCATAGAAATCCCTTCTCAAAATCTTTTTCTCAACGTGAGATGGCTTAAGCTCTTCGATCAATAAGCTGAACGCTTTAAGCGCGGGCTCATCGGATCCGCACGTGAAGATGTCAAGGGCAACATAACCACATTCGGGCCACGTATGGATGCTTAAATGGGACTCGCTTAAAATATATGCGGCGGAAACACCATGAGGCTCAAACTGATGAAAAATTGAAGAAACAGCGTGAAGCCTGGATCTAGAAACAACACTATCTAGAATAACGCGTAGATCTTCTACTCTCGCTATCTTCCTGGGATCCACTCCCAGGAAGTCGGCGATTATGTGGATGCCCAATTTGAACATCCACCGTCTTTTTCTGATGTCTTATTAGCAGAGCTGTTCTCCGCCGACCACGCATACAGTATTGCAAGCCCCTTACTTTCAAAAATTAAGAGCTTAATCTTTTATAAATATTTCGGGCAAGGGATTTGTTGGGCTGGGCTATAAAGCCGAAAAAATGAGACTTTAAATTAAACTAACATAAAAATTTGTTATTTTTCTAAACCTGAAACTGTAAGTATCGGTTTTCCTCGGACCCTTCTGCGCCAAAGCCAAATACTATTGTAGTTGAGCCTATTTTGCTGACGACTTCTCTTATCTCGCGCATTAGCACCATACTACTTGTATCAACGTAAATGTTTTCATGGTTTGCCGCAAGATTCGTTATAGAGTCTTTCTGAAGATTGGCGAGAATAATTATATGGGGAAGAAAAGCAAATAAACAATTGAAATACTGTCTTAAAGATGTGGGTGAGGATCGATATTGCCGGTTTTTCTTGAAGACTTTGCTCGACTAGTTAATGATAGGAAGGATTATTTAAGAGAGAGGATTTTGAGGGGTAAATTTAATCCATTAGAAGAGGACTTTAGAAAGCACATGATTAACCATTGGGCGCCTCTAGAAGATTTAAATTCCTTCTTCGTCAATCTTAAAGACCTTAACGTTATGGCTGTTGATTCAAGCGTTTATACGAATCTTCTCTCCAGCGGCGGCCTGCTTTACATTATCAGAAGCATGTCAATGCAGCGCGATATCGCCGCCGCTAAGAGAATTGATATCGACGTAATATTCAGCAAAGATAAAATATCTAATGTCTATGAACTTATTGCCGCTAAAACGGAACTGTTGGAGTTTGAGGTGGCGCTTGAGGCTATAAAGAATGGTTTTGATGGAGATGCAATATTAATCGATGGATCATTATATGGCAGGGCCTCTCATATACCGCTAGAGCCTAGGGTTGAGGAGGAACGCGACCTCTTGCTACGCTATTTTAAAGTTTACAAGAGTCTCCTAGACCTATGCCGTGAATCAAATATCCTTTTAATGGGGGTTAGCAAGGAGAGCAGGTCAACCTTTTATCGCGATTATCTGCTTCACCTAATCTTCAATGAAAGGCTTAACGCATTAAGCATCAATACGGAGGACAAGAGGCTGCTTAGAGAGATATTTTTCCAGATACTTGATTCGGAGAGAGTTGCCCTAGAGAGATTTTATGGGCTTAAGAAAAAATATGGCGGCGACTTAAATCCCGTTGAAATGATTTTATGGGAATTAGCTTCCTCTAGACCTGACTACCAGCTGATAATGAGCTGCGTTTCATCAATTGGATACGCTTATCCGATGCTTCTGGGTCCAACCATCAGGATGGCGAAGCGTCTAAAAGAGTATCAGAAGGATCCTGAAGGATACGTTAAGAAGTATTTTCCGAGACTGTCGATGGAGAGGGGTGAGAGATTCATCCAATGGGCTTCTGAGGTTTTAAGGGATATATCGGAGCTTCCGAGCTTCGTCTCCTTCTACCTTCTACTAGATTGGAGGGATTCCCCTATCCGCATCGATATTCCGTTCTATGATAAAATGCTGTTTGAGGTTGATTGGCCTGAACCCATTGAGTTCAACGTTGAAGACGTTCTAAAAATTATGGTTACTGGCTACTGCGGGTTAAACGCGTACAATATCTGGCTTAAAAATGTGGATGAGAAGGTTAGGCTTAAGAGGAAAGTTGTAGACGAGATTTATCTTCCGTTTTTAGAGAAAGTTTTTGGAGAGAAGATAATTCGGGGTAGGGGGTATAGGCGTGTCAAATACCCTTAAGGAAATCGGCATAATTGTCGGCGAAGCCAGCTCAAGCGAATTCTACTTTAGCTCAAAGCCGGAGGAGATGCCTTCAAGATGGGAATATGTCGTCGTCTTCTCACTAGAAGATATCGGCGGCGCTCTGAAAGAGATACCCGTGATAGCTCAGGTTCAGGGAATAGTATCTGCGAGCCAAGCTTTAACGAGGGATCTCGACTTCGACATAACTAAGAAGATCGTGGAGGCCGGCATCGCCGATAGAAAGGTTTGGTGTAAGGCCAGAATACTCGGATATTTAAGCGATAACGGCGAAGTGCTCCAGCCGAGAAAGGCCGTTATGCCTGGAAAACCAGTTTACGTAGCTTCACGGGATCTGTTAGAGAAATTCTACTCGTTTCCAAGCGACGAAGCAATCCATGTTGGTTACCTCATTACTAGGAGCGATGTGCCAATATTCCTGTCTCTGAGAGGATTCAGGAGGCATCTTGCGATAATAGCTCAGACCGGGGCCGGGAAGAGCTATTTGGCTGGCGTCCTCGCGGAGGAGCTGCTTAGGAAGGGGGCTACTATCGTTATGCTGGATCCGCACGCGGATTACGTTTTTCTCTCTAAGACGGTTGAGGGAGGCAGGTATGAGCTATCTGACAATATTGTCGTTTTTAGAAACCCGGCGAGCACTGGAAGATACTCAGATACTGACGTTGGTAGGGTTGAGCCTTACGAGGTTTGTTTTTCAGACCTCGATCTAGATGAAATATGTTTGATTGCGAGGATAAGTGAACGCTATGTGAACATTAGGAATAGCCTCGAAAAGGCTATAGTGAACGTGAGGAGAAAGAAAACGATTTTCTCGCCTAAAGATGTTTTAGAGGAGCTACAGCAGGCGGATACTTGGGCCGCCGACGAAAAGGAGAGGGCTGCGGCCCGCGCGGCTCAAAAATACGTTAAACGTATAATTGGCATGAAGGTTTTTACAAACGTCTCCACTTCCATTGATAAAATGCTGAAGCCGATGCAGCTCTCTGTAGTTGATCTCTCAGGTCTTGAGGATGAGGTCTCCGATTACATAACATTTAGGATCCTATCTGAGATTTACGAGAAGGTGGCCGGCGGCGAATTCAAGTACCCTGTCTTCATTTTCATCGAGGAATCTCACCGATTTATTCCCCCTGAAGGAAAGACTTACTCAAGCACAACCATAAGGAAGATTGCCGCAGAGGGGCGAAAATTCGGAGTATTTTTAATCCTCATCACCCAGCGCCCATCGAGGATTCACTCTGATGCTTTAAGCCAATGCAACAGCCAGATAATTATGCGCATCACCAACCCCGAAGACCAGAAGGCGGTTTCAATAAGCTCTGAGCGTATGAGCCGCGATCTACTGGAGGATCTTCCAGGGCTTAATGTTGGGGAAGCGGTTATCGTCGGGGAGATAACGAAGGCACCCGTTATGATTAAAGTTAAGAGGCGGCGCACTCGTGAGGGTGGAGCGGACATTGATATTGTTGGAAAGCTTAAAGAAGCCTTCTCCGTAGCAAATAAGGGCGAAGTCGAATTAGAAACTGAGAAATTAAGGGATGAACTAAAAGATTTTTATTGTTAGAGTGATGGCTGATGGTTAGAATAGCTCATATTGCAGACACACACCTAAGCTTTCGCCAATATAATCTCGATGAACGGGAACGCGACCTCTATGATGTTATGGATGAGATAGCTGAGAGGATCCTAGAGGAGCGAGCAGACATTATTATTCACAGCGGAGACCTTTTCGACTCACCTAGACCACCCGCCCAAGCGTACTATGCTTTCAAAAGTTTTCTTGCGAAAACTAGTGGCAGAGCTAGGTTCTTCTCAGTTTTGGGGGATCATGATACGCCTAAACGCCGCGGTATGCCTCCACAAAAACTGTTTGACGATAAAATCCATGTTCTAGGGCTTACGGGCGGCAGCCATCAAGTGTTGCAGGTAAATGGGCGAGATATTTTAGTTGCCGGCGTATCGCACATAAGCCGCCGGTACAGAGAGATGCTTACTGAAGAGTTAAAGAAGCTGGATGCTGTAGCCGCAAATTATCCGATAAGCGTGATAGCTTTGCATCAGGCCATCGACAGGTTCTTTCCATTTGAGGATGCTTCAGAGTTAAGGCTTGACGATTTGCCGAGGAACTTTAAATACTATGCTATGGGGCACCTGCATAATAGGATGCGGGCTTCTTTCGGGAGAGGCGAACTCGCCTACCCAGGCTCAACCGAGATAATGAGAAGCGATGAAATAAGCGATTGGGAGAGGCGTGGGAAAGGCTTCTACATCATAGACCTAGATGGTGGCGACTTAGATATTAGGGAAGTCAACCTTGAAAGGATACGGCCGCAGCTAGAGTTTAAAATAAAATATGATGCTTTCGAACTTGAGCTTAAAAGGCTTATAGACTCACTTAAGGTTTATTCTGGTAGGAAGCCTCCAATAGCGCACGTAATTGTCGAGGGGAAGGAGATTGACCGCCAAAAGGTTCAACAATCCTTGAATAAAGCCTTAATGGGTAAGGTTTTGTATTTTCGCTCCAGAGTTATCGAGGAGCCTGAAAGGGATCTCGTTGATCTGAAGCCCGGCGATATTAACATAGGTTTGCTTTTAAGAGAGTATCTGAGGGATGAGAAGGTGGCCGAGTTTGGTTACGAGTTATTCAAGGTTTTAAAGGATGGGGATGTTGAAGAGGCGAAGAGAATTGCGGATGAATACTTTAAGAGGATGATGAAGATTGATTTTGAGAAGAGTGCATCTTGAAAATTTCATTTCACATAGAAACAGCGAATTAGAGTTTGATTACGGGATCAATATTATCGTAGGCCCAAATGGAGCTGGGAAAACGTCGATTCTGGATGCCATAAGCTTCGCGCTCTTCAACATACATGGTAGGGGAAAAAACGAGAATCTGATTCATAGGGACGCTGAGAGGTCAAGGGTTTTTGTAGAGTTTAGTGAGGGTGGAGTAAACTACGCTGTGGAGTGGGATATTGATCGAAAGAGAAGGCAGACGAAAGGCGTGTTATTGAAGGTTGAGGATGGCAGAAAGCTGGTTATAGCTAGGGGCGGCGGACGGACAATAATTTCGGAGATAGAGAAAATTACTGGCTTAGATGAGCATCTCTTTCTCCAATCAGTTTATGTTCAACAGGGGGAGATTGAGAGGCTGGTTACTGAAACGCCATCTAATCGGAAGCAGATGATTTCAAGGCTTCTTGGGATAGAGGATCTGGAAAAAGCCTATCAATACATGAGAGAGCTGATCGGCGACTATCAGAGCGTCGCCTCATACTTGGATGGCGAGTTAAAGAGAAAGCCTGAAGTTGAAGGTCGCATAAAAGTCCTAAAATCAGAGATAGACGCTTTAGAACACTCCCTTAGATCCGAATCCTCAAAGTTGAGAGATGTTGAGGAGAAGATTAATGTTCTCGAAGGGGGGCTGAAAGACTTTGATCGGAAAAAGGAAATATTTGTTAAGCTGAATTCGGAAGCTGCGGTTTTAGAGGCCAGCATCACAAATTTAACTAGAAGTTTAAGGCAGAAGGAGGTGGATTTAAAGGAGGCTGAGGCTGCTTCTGCAAGAGTCGAAGAGTTGAAAGAGGCTATTTCAAGGCTGCCGATAATGGAAAAGTATTGTAAGCTGCTCCAAGCGTTAGGCGAGAAGGAGAGGGAAATGGATCTCGAGCACCAGAGGCTTAAGCGCGTAGAGGAATTGAAGAGCATACTTGCACGTAATGAGAGAGCCTATGAGAGCTACTTGGCGAAGAGCGCGGCTCTCAGCCAAAAAATGGCGGAGAGAAAGATCTACGAGGGATCTAGGGAGGGACTTATGCGGTTGAAAAAACTCTATGAGGAGACTTTAGAGGAGAGGAATAGGAAGTCTGGAGCTTTAACGCGTCTGCTTAACGAGTATTCGCTTATCTTAGGCGAGAAAGCCACTATCGAGAACATTCATCTTCTCCTTGACAAAAGAAGGGGCGAATTTAGCGCTTTGAAGTCTGAATTAGAGAAGCAAGCGAGCATTATAAGGGAGAAGATTGGGAGCATTAGAAGTAGAATTGAGGATCTTGAGTCTAAGATATCTAAGATATCCGAGGCCGATGTCTGCCCAATCTGCGGGAGGGCTTTAACCCCTGAGCATAAGCTGAAGCTTAAGGAGGAGTTTGAGAAGATAAAGCAAGATAGCTATAGGGATATGATTTCGCTCCAACATGATCTAAAAAATGTTGAATCAAAGAAGAGGGAATGCGAGAAAAACTTAGAAAGGATGTCAACGATTGATCCGAAGAGGGTTTCTGAGATCTTAGACGAGATAAAAGAGTTAGATAAGAGGGCGCGGCAATGCTGGTGTGAGATGGAGGCCTTAAGAGGGAAGGTTGAGGTTTTAGACAAATTGGACTCTGAAATAGCGGCGCTTGAAGAGGAAGTTAAGGGTTTAGAGGAGGCTTACAGGGAATACGATGCTGCTAAGCGGGAGCTTAGCAGATGGCCGCGGAAAGAAGATATAGAGACTAATCTTGACAGGATTAATGGGGAGATAGAGGCGATTTCAAACGAGATAGAGGTTTTGTTAAATAGTCTCGGCTATAGGCCGGCGGATCCTGAAAAAGAGCTGGCTGATTTAAGGGTTAAGAAAGCCGAATACGATAGAAATGAGCCTTTAGCGAGAAAGATGAATGCTTTAAGGGCTGAAGTACAGAGTTTAGTAAATGAGATTTCGATTGAAAGCTCGGAGTTAGAGAGAATTAAGGCTTCAATTAAAGAGCTCGCTTACGATGAAAGCCTCCACAGAGCGATGCAGCAGAACTATGAGAAGAAGATTTCCGAAAAAATCGGGCTTGTTGAAAGGATATCCGGTCTAAGAGCCGAGCTAGAGAGAGCGAAGATGGAGAAAGAGAAGTGCGAGGAGGAGATGAAGCGGCTTCTGGAGAAGGAAAGGGAGAAAGCTAAGGTTGAAGAATTCATTAAAATCCTACAAAATATTAGGGATGCTTTCCATAAGGATGGGGTTCAACGATTGATTAGAGCGAGGTCAAGGCCCCTATTAGAAAGGTTCACGAGAGATTTTCTTGAGAAATTTAACTTGGAGATCTCAGACGTCCATATCGACGACGACTATAATATTTCGGTTATTGGTCCTGCCGGCCTCCAAAGCATAGAGCAGATCAGCGGCGGCGAGAGGGTTGCGCTTGCAATATCCCTTAGGCTGGCTATAGCGCGCGTTCTTTCAGATAGGGTTGAAGCCGTCATCATGGATGAGCCGACAATACATTTAGATGAGGAGAGGCGCAGGGATCTGATCAACATTTTAAGCTCATTCTTTAGGGAAGGCGGAAGAATTATCCCGCAGATAATTGTCATAACACATCACCATGAAATCGAGGATGCAGCCGACATAATGTACAGCGTAAGTAAAAGGGAAGGCGTCTCGGTAGTTGAGTTAGAGAAAACACTAAATTAAGTGCCTGGACATGCGATTATTTTGAAAAATAATTTGAAATGTGGTTCTCGCCTTTGAAAAACGGTGAATTTTTACTGTGAGGTTAACGTTTTTCTAGGTGGTTTTATCGCCTTTATTGCCGCAATTTTTGGCGTATAGTAGCTTGCTGCAAGTATTATTCCCCATGTTGCAAATGTGGCGGCTGACATAGCTGTTCCAACGATCGCCATTTCATGCAGCATTACCGGTATATCCGCTGGATTCGCCATAGCTGTCAGGAAAGGTGGCCATGGAACTATTTCGCCATGCCACGCGTGTTCTAAAGCCAGCAGTATTACGCCGCCCCATAATAAGGCGTTGAGAACCCAGACCTTCAGTTTTTCAGATAGGCTTCGCGCTGTCCTCTGCATGATAGATGTTATTATTGCTATCGCCATGGGAATTAGGAAACACGCCATGCTTTTATCCTCCGTAACACAAATTTTATATTTCGTAACACCAATATAAGCCTATTGGAGGAGGAAAACCATGTGGCTCATAATCTTAGCGTTTGCGGCCGCGATCGCTACAGTAATCTGGTACTCTAAGGCTGAGGAAGACAAATATATGCTTAAACTACTCTGCCTAATTCTTTGGGGCGCAACGATAATGATTCTAGTAGACCGCGTAATAGGCTATCTGATGAATGGTGGAGAATTTTTTGAGTTAACGCTAGACGCGGCAGCCCTGGGCTTCACAATGCTGACGGCTGCGCTGATCGTCTGGGGGATATCCCTACTGGTTAAGAATCCGAAGAATGTGCTCCGCGGGAAGGCTGGAAAATAATTTTGGTTTTCGCCGGGCAACAACCACAGCGTTTTTAGTGCTTTTCAGCATTCATGGTCTATTTAGTCTAGGTGTTCTAAAATCTAGATTAAAATAGTTCTCTGATTACAAGTATTTGCAAAGCGTCTCCTTTAAGGTGTGGATAGCGTTGAAATTAAATGTTGGATGGTTTTTTTAGTAGAATCGTAGAATTCTTGCTTGCCCTGATAAACGTTGCCCCATCCCTAACAGTGATCATTAATCCGCTGTTCTTCATAATGTTTCTCCCAGTTGGAGCCTACGCCGTTTTAGCGTGGCCTTGGACCATTCTCAAAGACCTTCCGGATCCGTTTCATCCGGGTGAAAGCCTATACTGGTTGACATACGCTATAAAGATTGATGAGGAAAACGTGCTTCTTCCATCCCTTTTCAGGTGGGGTATAATAGACCTATCTCTCCTAGTAGCTGGCTCAGCGCTTTTCCTGACAGCCTTCATATCTTGGCTGATGAGCCTAAAGAGGGGCGGAGGCTTAATCACCAGCGGAGTCTACGGGGTTGTTAGGCATCCGCAGTACCTGGGGATTATTCTTCTAACGTTTGGGATAACCATCAGAGCGCTTAGACCAGCATCCCTCATAGCGTGGATAGCCCTGCTAGTCGGATATCTGATTCTGGCGAGCCTAGAGGAGAAGCATTTGCTCGAAGTTTATGGTGAAAAATATGGAGAATACTCTAAGCGGACAGCGTTCATGGTGCCCTACATAAAACTTAATGTTCCAGGATGGCTCTCTCCGAGAAAACCCTACAGATACATGCTTCTCGTAGCTGTATGGGTTCTTTTAACAACTGCCATAATAATTGGCATGAGGAATATCGTCTTCGCACTAAGAAGCATATCCATTCTGGCGAAGCATATCTCCGCATAAATTAAGTTTAGCCGATAACTCTAGCCCTTATTAGCATCATCATTATCGGAGGATGCTCTCCAAGCCTTATAGAGCATCACGTATATTTATAGGCGCATCAACTTATGCAATAAAACGCTAAAGCACGCGATGTTTGAGATGAAAAAATTAACAAAGATTTTAATCGTCATAGCGCTGGCTACAGTTATAGTTGCCATGATTATCTATGAGCATCATGTCGGTTCTCGGAAACCAATAGTTGTGTTGGTAACCACAACCAGCACCTATGATTCAGGGCTACTGGACTACTTAATTCCTTTCTTTGAGGAGAAATACGGCATTGAAGTTCGCGTCCTCCCAATGGGCAGCGGCCAAGCCATAGAGGTCGCCAAGAGGGGTGACGCCGACATAGTTTTAGTGCATTCAAGGCAGCTCGAGCTCGAGTTCATGGATAGCGGCTACGGGATCCACAGGGTTGGCGTAATGTATAACGACTTCATAATAATTGGCCCTCTAGAAGACCCCGCAGGGGTAGATGGTTTAGAAAATGCTACTGAAGCCTTCCATAGAATCGCGCTTAAGGGCGCTGAGGGAAAAGCAGTTTTCATATCACGTGCAGATAGATCGGGTACTCACATGCTGGAGCTGAGCATATGGGAGAGACTCAGGGTGGCGCCTTCAAGCAGGACGCAGACATGGTACATGGAGGCTGGAGCCAGCATGGGCGCTGTGCTGCGTATGGCTAACGAGATAGGAGCCTATACGTTGACCGATAGGGCTACATGGCTATCCTTTAAGAAGGAGCTATTGAATTTGAGGGTTCTGGTTCAAGGCGACCTGATGCTTCTAAACCCGTACGCAATAATTCTAGTTAACCCAGAAAAACATCCCCATAGAAATTATAGGGGGGCGCTTATCTTAGCTAAATGGGTGACATCTGAGGAAGGTCAAAACCTAATTGCAAACTTTAAGAAGGAAGGTGAGACGCTGTTTCACCCAATAGCGCGCGACTTCAATAAAGCCAATAAGCTGGGTTTCCCGGATCAAGAGAGGGAGATAGCGTGGTATGACTCCCAAAATCCCTAAAATAAACTCTTATTCATTTTAACCTAGTAAAGCGAATCAAAAATATGGGGCTGGTGGCTATTATGGTTAATGAGGTGTTTTGGGAGGAGGTTCTCAATATAATTTTGCTTTCCCTGAGGGTTTCAGGCATATCAGTCCTGATGGGCGCGCTGATAGGTATACCGGTCGGCGCTATCCTCGGCCTTAAGCAATTTAAGGGTAAACATGCGTTAATGCGCTTCATGGACATTGCATTGAGAAGCGCTATAAACACTTTTATGGGTTTGCCGCCAGTCGTCGTCGGTCTTCTAGTTTATCTTCTATTGACTGCGTCTGGGCCGTTTGGGTGGCTTGGATTACTATATACGCCGATAGCGATGATAATAACGCAGCTAATAGAGGTTGTTCCCATAATTGTTGGGTTAACCATGTCGGCTGTCGCTAACGTCGAGAGACCTATTAGGGAGAGAGCCTTATCGCTCGGCGCATCTGAAGCTCAGGCGGTATGGCTTATTTTAAGGGAGGCTCGCATGGGGGTCTTAACCTCAATTATAACGGCTTTCGGCGCAGCGATATCGGAGGTTGGCGGCATAATTATCACTGGAGGAAACATCAGGTGGTGGACGCGGACGCTGACGACGGCCATTGTTGTTGAGACAGAGCTAGGCAACTTTACTATGGCGCTTACCCTCGGCGCGATCCTGCTATCCATAGCGTTCATAATAAATTTGGCATTAACGATGATTCAGCTTAAAGGAGAGAGGCGATAGTTGGCGACGGTTGAAGTAGAGCATCTGTTCAAAGAGTATTCTGGAAGGCAAGTTTTGAAAGATTTAAATTTCACCGTCGATGACGGAGAATTCTTCATTCTCGTGGGGCCTAACGGCGCTGGGAAAACAACTCTTCTCAGGATTCTTGATCTGCTTGAGGAGCCTACGAGCGGCAGGGTTTTCTTTAAAGGTCAACCTGTAGATTACTCGTCGAAAAATAGGGTTGCTATACGCAGAAGAATAGGTATGGTTTTTCAGCAAACAGTTCTCTTTAACACGAGCGTCTACGAGAATGTGGCTTACCCGCTGAAAATTAGAGGCTTAAGTGAACACGACGTTAGGCGGAGAGTTAGGGAGGCGCTTAAATTGGTTCAGATGGATGGGCTTGAAAGCAAAAACGCTTTAGGTTTGTCAGGTGGGGAGGCTCAGAGAGTGGCTATAGCCCAAGCGTTGGTGATAGAGCCTGAGCTCCTCCTTCTAGATGAACCTACAGCGAATCTCGATCCGAGAAACATCTCGATAATTGAGGAGATACTATCCTACGTTAATAGGGAAAAGCGGGCAACAATAATCATGACGACGCATAACATGCTCCAAGCGGAAAATCTGGCGCAGAGAGTAGCATTCCTGAATGAAGGAAGGATAGAGGCTATAGGAACATTTCA encodes the following:
- a CDS encoding substrate-binding domain-containing protein; amino-acid sequence: MKKLTKILIVIALATVIVAMIIYEHHVGSRKPIVVLVTTTSTYDSGLLDYLIPFFEEKYGIEVRVLPMGSGQAIEVAKRGDADIVLVHSRQLELEFMDSGYGIHRVGVMYNDFIIIGPLEDPAGVDGLENATEAFHRIALKGAEGKAVFISRADRSGTHMLELSIWERLRVAPSSRTQTWYMEAGASMGAVLRMANEIGAYTLTDRATWLSFKKELLNLRVLVQGDLMLLNPYAIILVNPEKHPHRNYRGALILAKWVTSEEGQNLIANFKKEGETLFHPIARDFNKANKLGFPDQEREIAWYDSQNP
- a CDS encoding ABC transporter permease, yielding MVNEVFWEEVLNIILLSLRVSGISVLMGALIGIPVGAILGLKQFKGKHALMRFMDIALRSAINTFMGLPPVVVGLLVYLLLTASGPFGWLGLLYTPIAMIITQLIEVVPIIVGLTMSAVANVERPIRERALSLGASEAQAVWLILREARMGVLTSIITAFGAAISEVGGIIITGGNIRWWTRTLTTAIVVETELGNFTMALTLGAILLSIAFIINLALTMIQLKGERR
- a CDS encoding ABC transporter ATP-binding protein: MATVEVEHLFKEYSGRQVLKDLNFTVDDGEFFILVGPNGAGKTTLLRILDLLEEPTSGRVFFKGQPVDYSSKNRVAIRRRIGMVFQQTVLFNTSVYENVAYPLKIRGLSEHDVRRRVREALKLVQMDGLESKNALGLSGGEAQRVAIAQALVIEPELLLLDEPTANLDPRNISIIEEILSYVNREKRATIIMTTHNMLQAENLAQRVAFLNEGRIEAIGTFQEVFSKPSKRIRSFTRLENIFYGFSKITDDGTSIIDVGDGLRIEAVARKTGNVVLHVPPEDIILSTHPIISSARNMFEGRVTQISDVDYAVKLKVNVGAKSFVVQITKRSFNEMKLSIGAKVYIAFKASSVQVT